From Cannabis sativa cultivar Pink pepper isolate KNU-18-1 chromosome 8, ASM2916894v1, whole genome shotgun sequence, a single genomic window includes:
- the LOC133030525 gene encoding uncharacterized protein LOC133030525 produces the protein MDHIERLAMLLWGVWGARNALVWNNKALSVERVVNAAITYLDSWKNAQLESRVVLPISGLNTSRCEQWAKPCFGEIKVNCDDAVFEDDNSLGLGWIVRDHNGLFIDALAVKTYGQPDPFLAEAMALKEALSVG, from the coding sequence ATGGATCATATTGAGAGGCTTGCTATGCTTCTTTGGGGAGTTTGGGGAGCTCGTAATGCTTTGGTTTGGAATAATAAGGCTTTGTCGGTAGAGAGAGTGGTGAATGCTGCAATTACTTACCTTGATTCTTGGAAGAATGCTCAGCTGGAAAGTAGAGTTGTGTTGCCAATTTCTGGTCTGAATACTTCCAGGTGTGAGCAATGGGCTAAACCTTGTTTTGGTGAGATTAAGGTTAATTGTGATGATGCTGTCTTTGAGGATGACAATAGTCTGGGTTTGGGGTGGATTGTTCGGGATCATAATGGTTTATTCATTGATGCGCTGGCGGTTAAAACATATGGTCAACCTGACCCGTTCTTGGCTGAAGCTATGGCATTGAAGGAGGCGCTATCAGTTGGGTGA